The following coding sequences lie in one Oceanicola sp. 502str15 genomic window:
- a CDS encoding bifunctional 2',3'-cyclic-nucleotide 2'-phosphodiesterase/3'-nucleotidase codes for MTVTADQNDAPRPTTHVHLRLLATSDLHMHLLPYDYHADAPSDAVGLSRVASLIAEARAEVPGALLLDNGDFLQGTPLGDHAAAQAASAGGHPMIGAMNALGYDAVTLGNHEFDFGLEVLEAALADARFPVVSANALRRRGAAPLEDVGLVLPRVILKRRLSDGAGHLHDIRIGVLGVLPPQVVHWDRERLEGRIEVRCMIDAARAHVAALCDEGADVVILLAHCGPSDRPVQAGMENALVPLAGIEGVDALVAGHVHRLIPGPHFTGLPGLDAEAGRVQGKPVVMPGIAGSHLGVLDLWLAPDAEGWRPAAAHTALRPIARRGAHGPEPLVEDAPEVVAEVAKAHAATLASMRRPIGRSEIALHSFTSFAAPCPVIHAINAAQRWYVTQALGPVAEPVLAAAAPFKTGGPSGAEAFTNIAAGTLSYRDLSALYPFPNTLRAIRVTGAELRDWLERAAAAFNRIVPGAANQALLNPAFPGYDFDVIAGIEWQLDLSCPALWSHDGLPLGPGPGRVRGLRHGGEAVEDDDRFIVATNSYRIGGTGLYAPLAEAEVVLSEQIQNREVLARYLAQKASFDGPVAECWRFAPMDGATVHFDSGRGVLHHLPGIRAEGGEAMEPAGLTTDGFQRLRLTI; via the coding sequence ATGACGGTAACGGCAGACCAGAACGACGCGCCCCGACCGACGACGCATGTGCACCTGCGCCTTCTGGCCACGTCAGACCTGCATATGCACCTGCTGCCTTACGACTATCACGCCGACGCTCCGAGCGACGCGGTAGGCCTGTCGCGCGTGGCCAGCCTGATCGCAGAAGCCCGTGCGGAGGTGCCCGGGGCCCTGCTGCTCGACAATGGCGACTTTCTGCAGGGCACGCCGCTGGGTGATCACGCCGCCGCGCAGGCCGCATCGGCCGGTGGGCATCCGATGATCGGGGCGATGAATGCGCTGGGCTATGACGCAGTGACATTGGGCAACCACGAGTTCGATTTCGGGCTGGAGGTGCTGGAGGCGGCGCTGGCGGATGCGCGGTTTCCGGTGGTGTCGGCCAATGCATTGCGGCGGCGCGGCGCTGCGCCGCTGGAGGACGTGGGACTGGTGCTGCCCCGCGTGATCCTAAAGCGACGCCTGAGCGACGGGGCGGGGCATCTGCACGACATTCGCATCGGTGTTCTGGGGGTGCTGCCGCCGCAGGTGGTGCATTGGGACAGGGAGCGGCTGGAGGGCCGGATCGAGGTGCGCTGCATGATCGATGCCGCCCGCGCCCATGTTGCCGCGCTTTGCGATGAGGGGGCGGATGTTGTGATTCTGCTGGCGCATTGCGGCCCGAGCGACAGGCCCGTGCAGGCGGGGATGGAGAATGCGTTGGTGCCGCTTGCAGGGATCGAGGGGGTGGATGCGCTGGTGGCCGGGCATGTTCATCGGCTCATTCCGGGGCCACACTTCACAGGCCTGCCCGGATTGGATGCCGAGGCGGGGCGCGTGCAGGGGAAGCCGGTGGTGATGCCGGGGATCGCGGGCAGCCATCTTGGGGTGCTCGACCTCTGGCTTGCCCCCGACGCGGAGGGCTGGCGGCCCGCCGCCGCCCATACCGCGCTGCGCCCGATTGCCCGGCGCGGGGCCCATGGCCCGGAGCCGCTGGTCGAGGACGCGCCGGAGGTGGTTGCCGAGGTCGCAAAAGCACATGCCGCCACGCTTGCCAGCATGCGCCGCCCGATCGGCCGGAGCGAGATTGCGCTGCACAGCTTCACCAGCTTCGCCGCCCCCTGCCCCGTCATCCACGCGATCAACGCGGCGCAGCGCTGGTATGTGACGCAGGCGCTTGGCCCCGTGGCCGAGCCCGTCCTGGCTGCCGCGGCCCCTTTCAAGACCGGCGGGCCCTCGGGCGCAGAGGCCTTCACCAACATCGCCGCCGGCACCCTGAGCTACCGTGACCTTTCCGCGCTCTACCCCTTTCCCAACACACTGCGCGCAATCCGCGTGACCGGCGCGGAGCTGCGCGACTGGCTCGAACGCGCTGCGGCGGCATTCAACCGGATCGTGCCGGGTGCGGCCAATCAGGCGCTGCTGAACCCAGCCTTTCCCGGCTACGATTTTGACGTGATCGCCGGGATCGAATGGCAGCTCGACCTCTCGTGCCCCGCACTCTGGAGCCACGATGGCCTGCCCCTCGGCCCCGGGCCGGGCCGGGTGCGCGGGCTGCGCCATGGCGGCGAGGCGGTGGAAGACGACGACCGTTTCATCGTTGCCACCAACAGCTACAGGATTGGTGGCACGGGCCTTTACGCGCCGCTGGCGGAAGCCGAGGTTGTGCTGTCGGAGCAGATCCAGAATCGCGAGGTGCTGGCCCGATACCTGGCGCAGAAAGCCAGCTTTGACGGCCCGGTTGCGGAGTGCTGGCGCTTTGCCCCGATGGACGGCGCCACGGTGCATTTTGACAGCGGGCGGGGTGTTTTGCACCATCTGCCCGGCATCAGGGCCGAGGGAGGGGAAGCGATGGAGCCGGCCGGGCTGACGACCGACGGATTTCAACGGCTGCGGCTCACCATCTGA
- the nudC gene encoding NAD(+) diphosphatase has product MRHAEEVTFGGGGLNRRGDLRADAAALDALARGPMARHLPIWRGKVLMQGPEDAPTLAPQPLSSPALEHALMNVFLGEAPDGAFWFAHDITPWQPNEILEAPDSFLDRSEQIYPGLEEARFIELRAAMAQMTPLDAEIAASARAITGWHATHGFCAKCGAASVAAQAGWERHCAACGAHHFPRTDPVVIMLITHGNSVLMGRSPIWPEGMFSLLAGFMEPGETIEAAVRREVFEESGVPVGPVRYLASQPWPFPASLMIGCHGEATATDITLDPKELEDARWVSREEMLDVFAGNNPAMKPARRGAIAQFLLSNWLADRLD; this is encoded by the coding sequence ATGCGGCACGCGGAAGAGGTCACATTCGGCGGCGGCGGGCTGAACAGGCGCGGCGATCTGCGCGCCGACGCGGCGGCGCTGGACGCCTTGGCACGCGGCCCTATGGCGCGGCACCTGCCGATCTGGCGCGGCAAGGTGCTGATGCAGGGACCGGAAGATGCGCCGACCCTCGCCCCTCAGCCGCTGTCGTCTCCGGCGCTCGAACACGCGTTGATGAACGTGTTTCTCGGCGAGGCCCCCGATGGCGCCTTCTGGTTCGCCCATGACATAACCCCATGGCAGCCCAACGAGATCCTCGAAGCGCCCGACAGTTTTCTGGACCGCTCCGAGCAGATCTACCCCGGGCTGGAGGAGGCCCGCTTCATCGAGCTGCGGGCCGCCATGGCCCAGATGACACCGCTGGACGCCGAGATAGCCGCCTCTGCCCGGGCGATCACCGGCTGGCACGCGACCCATGGCTTCTGCGCCAAATGCGGCGCGGCCAGCGTTGCGGCCCAGGCCGGGTGGGAGCGCCACTGCGCGGCCTGCGGGGCGCATCACTTTCCGCGCACCGACCCGGTGGTGATCATGCTCATCACCCATGGCAACTCGGTGCTGATGGGCCGCTCCCCGATCTGGCCGGAAGGCATGTTCTCGCTTCTCGCGGGCTTCATGGAGCCAGGCGAGACCATAGAGGCCGCCGTGCGCCGGGAGGTGTTCGAAGAGTCGGGCGTGCCGGTCGGCCCGGTTCGCTACCTCGCCTCCCAGCCCTGGCCCTTCCCGGCTTCCCTGATGATCGGCTGCCACGGCGAGGCCACCGCCACCGACATCACGCTCGATCCCAAAGAGCTGGAAGATGCCCGCTGGGTCAGTCGTGAGGAGATGCTCGATGTTTTCGCGGGCAACAATCCCGCGATGAAGCCCGCCCGGCGCGGCGCCATTGCGCAGTTCCTCCTGTCCAACTGGCTTGCGGACAGGCTCGATTGA